The proteins below are encoded in one region of Struthio camelus isolate bStrCam1 chromosome 11, bStrCam1.hap1, whole genome shotgun sequence:
- the LOC104145670 gene encoding adrenodoxin — protein sequence MIAQGISGLMRPLLNGLNVSKTRFIYHSRVAEQNHMLPKLQSERGFSSTKKLQDGPGESSSADQVMVHFINRDGEKLTATAKEGETLLEVVVNQNLAIDGFGACEGTLACSTCHLIFERDVFQKLDAISDDEMDMLDLAYGLTETSRLGCQVCIKKSMDGLTVQVPMEVSDIRRQLEVGKQSKQ from the exons ATGATAGCTCAGGGCATCTCAGGGCTCATGCGACCCTTGCTAAATGGACTGAATGTGAGCAAAACTCGCTTTATTTATCACAGCAGGGTGGCTGAGCAGAATCACATGCTGCCTAAGCTGCAGTCAGAAAGAGGCTTCAGCTCCACAAAAAAGCTCCAGGATGGCCCTGGGGAATCGAG CTCTGCAGACCAGGTGATGGTGCATTTTATAAACCGGGATGGAGAGAAACTCACTGCCACAGCTAAAGAAGGGGAGACTTTGCTGGAAGTGGTTGTCAATCAAAACTTGGCCATTGATGGATTTG GTGCATGTGAAGGGACATTAGCCTGCTCCACCTGTCACCTCATTTTTGAGAGGGACGTCTTCCAAAAGTTGGATGCCATCTCAGACGATGAGATGGACATGCTGGACTTGGCCTATGGACTCACTGAGAC atctCGCCTTGGCTGCCAGGTGTGCATTAAGAAGTCAATGGATGGTCTGACAGTGCAGGTCCCAATGGAGGTGTCTGACATCAGGAGGCAGCTGGAAGTTGGGAAGCAAAGCAAACAGTAA